A DNA window from Chitinispirillales bacterium contains the following coding sequences:
- a CDS encoding cofactor-independent phosphoglycerate mutase has translation MKFVIAVGDGMADEYIEKLGNKTPLEFADTPNLDLVAQKGICGMVNLIPDGFPPASDIGNMSIMGYDPQKYHTGRAPIEAASLGIKLEQGETAFRCNLVTIKNEIMDDYSAGHITTESAEKIISQLKKLNCEKYRFYLGTQYRHILVVKNIILKEPPLTPPHDISGQIVRNFEPRNEILKQIRKKAHEIIENCDENKKRIEAGQKPVTDIWLWGEGKAARYPSLKERYGITGAVISAVDLVKGIGVLGGMEIVNVEGATGYLGTNYAGKIAACREMLKKHDFVYIHLEAPDETAHEGDLDKKIQAIEEYDKFIVGEIIKMRKEFNHLSVMVLPDHPTFVRTRTHAQGKVPFAVFGEKIPIGSSTSYCERSGNESRIVIKSGEELFDKFIRGGFVFG, from the coding sequence ATGAAATTTGTAATTGCTGTCGGCGATGGAATGGCGGATGAATATATCGAAAAATTGGGTAATAAAACGCCTTTAGAGTTTGCAGATACGCCGAATCTTGATTTGGTCGCTCAAAAAGGAATCTGCGGAATGGTTAATTTGATTCCTGACGGTTTTCCTCCCGCCTCAGATATAGGAAATATGTCTATAATGGGATATGATCCGCAAAAATATCACACAGGACGCGCACCGATAGAGGCGGCAAGTTTGGGAATTAAACTTGAACAGGGCGAAACCGCATTCCGCTGCAATTTAGTTACTATAAAAAATGAAATTATGGACGATTATTCCGCAGGGCACATTACGACGGAAAGCGCAGAAAAAATAATTTCACAATTAAAAAAACTAAATTGTGAAAAATATCGTTTCTACTTAGGAACGCAATATCGCCATATTCTTGTAGTGAAAAATATTATATTAAAAGAACCGCCGCTAACGCCGCCTCACGATATAAGCGGACAAATAGTCAGAAATTTTGAACCGAGAAACGAAATTCTCAAACAAATCCGTAAAAAAGCGCACGAAATTATTGAAAATTGCGATGAAAATAAAAAACGTATAGAAGCCGGACAGAAACCCGTAACCGACATTTGGCTTTGGGGAGAGGGCAAAGCGGCGAGATACCCGTCTCTCAAAGAGCGTTACGGAATCACCGGAGCAGTAATTTCGGCGGTCGATTTGGTAAAAGGCATAGGTGTTTTGGGCGGGATGGAAATAGTAAATGTAGAAGGCGCCACAGGATATTTGGGAACTAATTACGCCGGAAAAATCGCCGCATGTCGTGAAATGCTGAAAAAACACGATTTCGTCTATATACATTTGGAAGCGCCCGACGAAACCGCTCACGAAGGAGATTTGGATAAAAAAATTCAGGCAATTGAAGAATATGATAAATTTATCGTCGGCGAAATTATTAAAATGCGCAAAGAATTTAATCATCTGAGCGTCATGGTTCTTCCGGATCACCCTACATTTGTCCGAACAAGAACGCATGCGCAAGGGAAGGTTCCGTTTGCTGTTTTCGGAGAAAAAATCCCTATCGGAAGTTCTACTTCGTATTGCGAAAGAAGCGGAAACGAATCAAGAATAGTTATTAAAAGCGGCGAAGAACTGTTTGACAAATTTATTCGCGGCGGATTCGTCTTTGGGTAA
- a CDS encoding rubrerythrin family protein, which produces MASLKGSKTEQNLLKSFAGESQARMRYVYFASKAKKEGLEQISAIFSETADNEEEHAKRFFKFLEGGGVEITASYPAGVIGTTLENLKAAADGEEEEWSKVYPEFAKIAESEGFTEIAGTFKMIATAEKGHETRYRKLWKNLNEGKVFKKDGKVVWKCRNCGYLHESADALKICPACLHPQAYFELFSENY; this is translated from the coding sequence ATGGCGTCATTGAAAGGTTCAAAAACCGAGCAAAATTTGCTCAAATCATTTGCAGGCGAGTCGCAGGCGAGAATGCGTTACGTTTATTTTGCAAGTAAAGCGAAAAAAGAAGGATTGGAACAAATTTCCGCGATCTTTTCCGAAACCGCGGACAACGAAGAAGAGCATGCCAAAAGATTCTTCAAATTTCTTGAAGGCGGCGGAGTCGAGATTACCGCTTCGTATCCTGCGGGAGTTATAGGTACAACGCTTGAAAACTTAAAAGCGGCGGCTGACGGTGAAGAGGAAGAGTGGTCGAAAGTTTATCCGGAATTTGCAAAAATAGCAGAAAGCGAGGGGTTTACTGAAATAGCCGGAACATTTAAAATGATTGCGACCGCCGAAAAAGGACATGAAACCCGTTATCGTAAATTATGGAAAAACCTCAATGAGGGTAAAGTTTTCAAAAAAGACGGAAAAGTTGTTTGGAAATGTAGAAATTGCGGCTATTTGCACGAATCGGCGGATGCGCTGAAAATATGTCCTGCATGTCTGCACCCTCAGGCGTATTTTGAATTATTCTCGGAAAATTACTGA
- a CDS encoding sulfide/dihydroorotate dehydrogenase-like FAD/NAD-binding protein: MVKILKKDQLAETIFRLRLEAPKIAQKHKAGQFVIIRIDADGERIPLTIANADASDGWIEIIVQAVGKSTKKLMTFTENDSICDLAGPLGMPTHVEKFGKVLCVGGGLGAAPLFPIAKAMKNAQNSVSTIIGARNKDLVILQDDFDKITDNLYVTTDDGSAGTKGFAADVIKKLLSDGEKFDLTVVVGPPIMMKFTSQLTIANGIKTFVSLNPIMIDGTGMCGGCRVSVGGETKFACVDGPEFDASLVNWDELLNRLGGHEKIAHKNQAHNCKAE; encoded by the coding sequence ATGGTAAAAATACTTAAAAAAGACCAACTTGCCGAAACGATTTTTCGACTGCGGCTTGAAGCGCCTAAAATCGCCCAAAAACATAAAGCGGGGCAATTTGTGATAATTCGTATAGACGCTGACGGAGAGCGGATTCCGCTTACGATTGCAAATGCGGACGCAAGCGACGGCTGGATCGAAATTATCGTTCAGGCGGTCGGGAAATCAACGAAAAAACTTATGACCTTTACTGAAAACGACTCAATTTGTGATTTGGCGGGACCGTTGGGAATGCCGACTCATGTCGAGAAATTCGGAAAAGTTTTGTGTGTCGGCGGCGGACTTGGCGCGGCGCCGCTTTTTCCTATTGCCAAAGCGATGAAGAACGCACAAAACTCAGTTTCGACTATTATCGGCGCAAGAAATAAAGACTTGGTGATTTTACAGGACGATTTTGACAAAATTACGGATAATCTATATGTAACAACAGACGACGGCTCGGCGGGAACTAAAGGATTTGCGGCGGATGTAATAAAAAAATTGCTTTCGGACGGTGAAAAATTTGATCTTACGGTTGTGGTAGGACCTCCGATTATGATGAAATTCACTTCGCAACTCACAATTGCAAACGGCATAAAAACGTTTGTTTCACTCAACCCAATAATGATTGACGGAACGGGAATGTGCGGAGGGTGCCGCGTGTCTGTCGGCGGCGAAACCAAATTTGCCTGTGTTGACGGTCCGGAATTTGACGCTTCTCTTGTAAATTGGGACGAACTATTGAATCGGTTAGGCGGACACGAGAAAATAGCGCATAAAAATCAGGCGCATAACTGCAAGGCGGAATAA